Proteins from a single region of Deltaproteobacteria bacterium:
- a CDS encoding response regulator produces the protein MLAEDDAEFRHLLATVLAEEGYEVVEAGDGLALLASIEDTLTVRRERPEAFLVVTDVRMPGLTGLDVLAILRCANRVTPVILITAFGDEATHAEGRELGAVAVFDKPFNVDALRATVLETIPPR, from the coding sequence TTGCTCGCCGAGGACGACGCCGAGTTCCGCCACCTGCTCGCCACGGTGCTGGCGGAGGAAGGCTACGAGGTGGTCGAGGCCGGGGATGGGCTCGCCCTCCTCGCCTCCATTGAGGACACCCTGACCGTCCGGCGCGAGCGCCCCGAGGCTTTCCTGGTGGTGACCGACGTCCGCATGCCGGGCCTCACCGGCCTCGACGTCCTCGCCATCCTGCGCTGCGCGAACCGGGTCACCCCCGTCATCCTGATCACCGCCTTCGGCGACGAGGCGACGCACGCCGAGGGGCGCGAGCTGGGCGCGGTGGCCGTGTTCGACAAGCCCTTCAACGTCGACGCGCTGAGGGCCACGGTGCTGGAGACGATCCCACCGCGGTGA